In the Uranotaenia lowii strain MFRU-FL chromosome 1, ASM2978415v1, whole genome shotgun sequence genome, CCGATGTAATGACGGGGAGGAGCACCTCTAGAACCAAACTTTAAGGTGGCTGTCTCCGCCTTTGTGGGATCAATATAGTGAAGGTTACATCAATAAAAATGACAACTGGCTGTTATATGAACAATATATGAACCTCTTGAGGAAGTGTTATCTGGCGCTTACAATCATTATCAGTGGTACTATGATACATcctagaatataaaaaaaaatatatccctATTACTAAAGTGCAATCCGTAATTTAAGCgttgttataaatttttgacgGTAATACACGAACTACCGAAAAAGatagtgaaaatgaaaatggtgATATCGAATCAAAGACCAACTTTTTGAATAGAAATAAGTAACGGTATAATGACAACACACTTGCGCTGGTGGTTTTAACGTGATCGGTTCCAATTCGAGGAACCCATTGTTGTTATCAATCCTGCATTATCCGCACACTGTTGGACAAATCAACGTGTCCATGGAGAACCTTCCTTTGCAGGTtctacaagagaaaaaaaagttatttcataaaaattagtttttacattAAGTGCCGGAAACTTACCTTGTTAAACTTGTCTCTCAGAATAAGATTCTTTCGTTTCAGATTGTTAGCCTTCTCCAATTCTTTCTTCCGAAGCACCTCCGGTAAGTTGCGCACCTGCCGTCGAGTATTTTCGCGGATGTCCTTGGAGGAGAAGATACGCCTTTGAGCTGCGGAGGAAGACAAAACAAAGTTGGATAAATTTTCTAGGGTCCTATTAAGGTTAAAACTCATTTCACTCATCGTCGTACCAAGCGGCGGTGGTGGAAGTTTTCGGTTGGTATCGTTCCTTTTCAACGAATCGTCCGAGGTGAGCAACAGTAgcttttttcgttgtttgttCCGCTCAGAGCGTAGCTTGTTGAGTTCGTTGATACACTGCTGTCGTTGTTTCATGCGGTTTACCGTTTGCGGTCGATTTCGGCGGAGTTGCTCCTTCAGGGGTAACAGATCGGAATCGGAGTCGTGTTGTTCGCGATGAGATTCTTTTATCGAATTTCCTGTTGACAGGCTGATGTCAGTGGATTCCGCACGGTAGACCCGATCCTTTTCGTGAGTAGATATGGTTGGTTTTTTCGACTTGGAGTTGGAATCGCCCTGGAATGTGATGACGTAAGCGATTGAACTGGGTTTGGCTTGTTGCTGTTTATCCCTTTTGTTGTAGGTTTGTGTACTATGAACTATCTCAGTTTTTCTCGATGCATGAGATTGAGCTGCCGGAATGGAAGATCGTTCACGGCAGGGACAATCACAGGCGCATTGGCAACCGACGGCCGATGGCACTTGGACAGCCGTAGATACTGCTTTCAGTTTAGGTTTAGCTGTTTCGAAAATAGGTTTAGTTCGAAAAATCGATCCGGTAGTTTGGGTGCCTACTGGTTTGGCATTGAGAGATGATTGGGAACTCGACCGCGAGGTCTTTATATCGTATTGGTGTGTAGTTGTGTTGGAAAATGTGTTAGCTGCAGGAATTGACATGGAATCAGATGAAATGAACACTTCGGACCTTGGAAGGTTTGTCTTTCgaatgttttgaatattataCTTTGGATCTGGTCGAATGTAATGATCATGTTTACTCTGCCTGCCACTGTATGGTCTGGTGTATAAATGGCCAGGATCTTCAAACATTTGTTTTCTTTGACGTTGATATACTTCAATAAACTTCTCTTGGCGGTTTTTGATGAATGTGGCCACACTCACATCGGATGTTGGCGTTTCAAGTTTCGAGCGGTTCTGAATCATCTTTTTCATGTGGTAATGAGAGTTCCATGCAGAGCTCCCTGAAGATTCCTTTGTCTTTTCACTCGGCGTTTCCGGCTGGATTGATGTGTAAACAGGAGCACTATTACGACTCTTTTGTTTCATATCTTCAATAGTGTTTTCATAAATGTTTTCCTTCTCTTCATATCCAACCTTCCGGAGCTTTACTTCCACCGGATAAGTAGTACGCATATCTCCCTCGATTTCATCTACGACCCTTTGATCATCTAGTAACAACTCTTTCAGTGATTTCAAATGCTCAATCTTCTTATCAATCTTCATCATTTGGGACTGCTTTTCTTTGCGGAacagttcaaatattttatcacCCTTAGCGGATGAAACAACCGAACATTGGGTAGTAGGAGCACTAACTGTTTCTCGACCAACAATTCGCTTCTCGGCCTGTCTGCGTCGTTCTAAACTCCGAAGCAGCTCCTGCtggttagcataattaagttcCGAGTGAGTGATTGGCTTTAAAAATTCGGACATCGCACGACTGACCCGCTGATCATCGGACATAAGCTTTGATGTTTCTCCTTGTTCTTGATGAGGCTTTGGACGGGGACGTGGATGAACCAATGAACTTGTGCCCGACGAGGGCAGTTCCGAGGATCCAGATTTATGGGACCTCTGGTTGGTCGCTTTATCACTAGCAACGCTAGGTTCTTCCACAATTTGCGAATGGGCATCTGAAAAAGGCCAAATATGATAAATTGAAACCGCTATTTCAACACTACTTAGACAATAATATGATCGCGCATCTATATTTGGTGCAATAGGTATATCGTTACGTTTTGATATTCACTACACAGTTGTACTACAAATTTAGGACCAAATCAGTACTAACAAAAAGTCACTCTATCATTGACTCATCTCTGTTGGGATAACTCATCCTAAACAATAAGCTAGCGTGAGGCAAAATTTAGGCCAGTTGGTAATAATTAATGTAAGTATTACGAATAATTTTGAACGGTAGAGACATCAAAGGTCGAAAAAGaggtaaaacttaaaaaaaaaaccatcaaattttggaaacaaatcAATAACCTACCTTCTTTTTCGGTCGAATTGTCGTCTTTCGAACCAATGACCTCGTCCTTGTTAACGATCACCTCTTCGATGATCTTTCCGCTGGACACAGTGCTATTCCTATTCGATTCCTGCCGCAAACTTCCTTGGCTACTTTTTCTGCTGCTACCGCTGATAGGATGTTCGCCTAATCGGTCCATTCCTTTCAACAGTTTACCATCCGCTAGCAGCTGGTCCTGACTTCGACCCCGTGGGTCATTTCGCATCATTTTGCGGAAAATTTTATCGATCAAACTCTGCTTCACTTTGGCGGGTAAACTCTGCGATTCGCAGATGGTTCCGTAAAGGGTCATGCCTAGACGCAGCTCTTCATCGAAGTCGTACGGTCGATGGGATGCCGAGGACAGCTGTTGGTGTTTTTTCGATGAGGACGAGGACGAGTTTGTAGAGGATTCGTGGGCCGAGGTGCTGTTTGTCGAGGAAACTTGAAAACTGGTACTTGTTTCCGGTTGAGTTGTTTTAATAGTGGATACTGCTGAGGATTTTTGAGCTTTTGAGTTTCTTTTCTCGATGGGCGCAGCAGTGAAGAACTGAAAACTTGTTGCCTCACCTTCGGTTTCGTCAATTTCTAGATTTGATGGAGTTGGCTCAATTCTGGAAACAGGGTTCTGATCATTTGAGGAGTTGGAGGAGGAAGCGAGCGATTCTGTTCCTATGAGTTTTTCTGAGGTAGTAATTTTCTCGACCTGCATTGATTTGCTTAAGTTTTTTACCAGACTGGTTTGCGTTGACTTAACAGATTTCTTGGACATTTCTTTAACCGTTGTAATTTTTGGTGTACTTTGTGCATCAGGATTCATCATCATTGATGAAATGTCCGAAGTGTTTCGGTACTTTTCGATATACTTTTTGTATACATCCTGCCACCTTTGTTTAATTTCACCCTTCCGTTGATCTTCTTTCGATAAGTTTGAAGCGGTTTTAGCGCTTTTCGGAAGATTCTTAACCACCACGATCTTCTCGTCTAAATTTATACCTTTCTtggcaaaatatttttgcaaacatCGTTTTTCCGTTTCGTTCAAATCGGCCGCCCCACAGAAGTAAAACTTCTCGTTCGAGTCGTAACCAATATCTCCGAGAGAATCCCACTCCAACCGTTGTCGATTGGAAGCAACGCTGCTGACCGGCGAGATATCTCGAGTAGTGTCGATCGTTGTCTCGTCGACATTAAGAAAGGTGGTATTCGATGGTGCCGGAGCCGGTACTCTACCTGATGGGACTGCAGCACCCGAGGGATTTTTGGAAGGCTTTAGAACCGGTCTGATCGGATCTTCTTCGGTTTGTTGTTCGACTGAGCGAGCTTCCGGGAGGGTTTGCGTTGCGGTTGAGTTGATCTCGTGAATCACCGGTGCCGGAGCTGAAAAATAAATGGGGTAAATTTAAACAACTTCAGattcaaacttcaaaatcaaatcCCTACCCAGAAGCGCTTTCGAGTGTGGCAATATAAATTCCGGGTGCTTAACGACCGGTGCCGGAGGAAGCTTTATTTCGATAACTGATTCAAGGTTGAAATTAAAGCTTCGTCCGGATTTTTTCTCGACCTTCGATTCCTTGACCACAACGGTTTCTGCCTTTGGTGGTGGTGCCTCGTTCTTGGGTTCACTTTTATTGCTTTTTACTGATTTGCCACTTCCGGTGGAAGCATTTAGTAAATCTTGTTGCGATTTACTTCGTTCCTGGTTCTGTTCCTCCTGCtgcaatttgttcaaattttccatAGATCGTCCCAGTTTTTCGGCGACCTTGCACCTTCGGTCCAGCTCATCGAACGCTGGCAGACTTCCATCACTGGACGATCGGGTTGTGCTGGCTCGTAACCGCAAAAACTTTTCCAAATCTCGATTCTGACCGTAGCGAAGATAGTAATCCATGATTTGATCCGTTACACGACCTGTTCCGCTGCAAGAAGCCATTTTTTACAAGGGTTTTTTTACTTACAAACTATGCGTTTTTAAAATCAGCAAAAGCAAAGGCACTTTTTGTCGGTTGAAAATGGGTCGCAATCAATCAAACAGCAACCATGGGAAACGAAATCCGGATCAAGGCGTTAGTATCGAAGCAACCAAAATTCCGTTAGAACGTGTGACAGTTGCATCGCAGCCCGTTCGAGTGCGGGGGTGCGAAATGTGCATTTGTGTGCGgcggtttaaaaaaaaggacagCAAGTTGGACCATACTTGGTTTTAGCCAGTCGTTTTCGACAAATCcataagaaagaaaaagaaaaaaaaaggacgCACCGAAATAAACAAACAAGTTCAAGATGGTACCTTGCAAAGGTGAGTACCATTTTGCTATTGTTAGCGACATCTCTTTATTAGTAGAGGAAACTAAACTACACTGACCGAAATCGGGCTATAAggtttattggaaattttagtgtttttgcactaaaggaaaatccaatactttttacgaTTTGTAGAGTTTATATTTTGCATTCATGTGTATTCATGCATTTTCGTGTAGTGTCTTGAATGACTGAAAGAGTTCTGCGCATCagcttaaaaaagaaaaactaacgATTCCGGAAAACTCCGGGAATTGGACCGGAAAAACCTTGACAGCACTGAAAGATTTTCACACCGAGGCCGACAACAAAGAGAGCGATAaaggtaagtgaaaaaaaaactgttttcagcaaataatttatttatttcttaaccCCGTACAGCTCGACAAACTCCATCATCCGACCGGACAAAAATCGGAGCAGTTCCAGCGGAAACAAGGTGAACACTCCGCCGGAACAACCAGCACCACATCATCAAGAGTCACAGCAGTAAACATACTTGGCGGAAGAAAAACATCGTTCAAATTGTGTTTTGGTTTTATTCAAGTGAGCAGAACACACGACTTCCTGGATCGCACCAAAAGGAATCTCCGATGGCCCCTAAATATTCTTCCGAGGTAATCTCTAGGCATTGAAACAGGTAAAGTTTCGCAATTTTCcttacatattttgttttttcttcaaaaggaGCACCACGGGCTACGAAATCAGGAGAATCGGACAGAAGAAAAAGCAATGCCTTTACGGAAAACCCGAACGTTAGGAATTCCGTTAAAAAGTGCGGATAAAATGGTTTTGTTCATTCTCCCGAAGTTACCATCTGTTGACGGTAAAGTTGTAAATTTGtattattcaatcatatttgtatactatagtttgtttttgtttttcaaggttGCATTTCGCCGGATCAGCAGAGTCGGGTAAAAAAGCTCTTACCATTCAAGGTGGTCAGTGGTTCAAGAGTCCCCGGAATAAGCTTCAATGGTTCCGAAGACTATCGCGTAGTCCACCTTCTGgtattaaatttgtaaattttaaaatcttttttgctatttatgttcaatttttttcaaggtaAGCTTCCGACGTTGCGTTGCTTGATCGACTTTGCCAGAAGCACCTTCATTGATACAAAAAGATGATGGCAGCAAAACTCTAAAACAATTTCGAACACTTGCTCGGGGATAAATGCTGCAGGGgtatgtaaaaatttttactATATATAACCAAAACAGTTCTCTATCTTAatcctaaatttgaattctatttctaaattttattcttatatCTCTCTAATGTTTCGTATTTGATTTGAATCCAATATAGGAATTTCAGagatcagaattaaatatgaacaatcatgatttcaaagtagtcgatgattcctttgaattcagtcacagtatttgaaaaacccaaatactagtatttcactagctacttgcttgCATCCTCAGTGAGTTTCGTTAttcattatttgatttatttactgATCAGAGACGAATTAACTGGAAAAGTCTctctaattaaattaaaaaaaaaacattaatattaGTATTTGGGTTGTTAAAATACTGTGGCTGAATTCCaaggaatcatcgactacttCGAAATCGGAGTTTCATTCAGCTTAGAGTTTCTTGAAACCTGCtctttgaatataaataaacaatcagaaatcagattgAATCTAGTACCGTTTGTATACTTTTGagtccaaatttaaaattgacggTTATGAACTATGATAAATTTACTGTAATCTGTTATTATGATTAGAAAACTGAGAATGGTTCTGTAAACATATTGGAATTAAAGTTATGTCCCAGGAATTTATCattcaatttgtaaatttataatttttatgtcgttatttttatttcattttattactATCCAGGTTCACTATGATCGTTCTGCTATGTAGCTTTTCTCTGCTCTTCgagtttttttaaaccaatctGAAGCAACAAAATCAACGGCAGCTGCAGCTCCGCATCAACTACGCGTCAGGTTTTCCGCAGTCATCATATCTGATGGTAAAATGTGTCAACTTATCTTATTTTGTTGTAacatagtttttcttttttaggtAAAATGGTTAAATCTAATAATGCTAGTCATGGCCACTCAACATCAAAAAGTGGTTGGAAAGCCCGTTGTTCAGATTTAGAACgcgatttaaaagatttcacATGAAGTCTGATGTATCTAAGAGAATCTGTAATCGTTTTCAGATGCTTCTGTTCAAATGTATCTGTAATCTGCATCACCCTAGGAGCTCTCTCTCATCAACATCATTTATCAAGCCTAGTGTAGTTTTTAGTGCCTAGTgagtttttcattcaaatatcgGGATTACATACAATTGGATATAAACAGAGATAGCTATAGGAATACATTGGTATTAATTTTATATAAGAGCGGATGCGCCAAAAAGGTTTTCAGTAAATCGCGTTTTAAGTGGGACAGCTCTATTacccagcaaaaatattattttatttcctcAATACTTACTCATTCAACCATCCGGCTCCGGCAACGTTAGGAGACCTACTTTTTAATTCAACACGCTTGTCAGTAGGTCTTTCACTTAGCTaacaactcgattttttttacatttggcgcattaccaattttgaatgaaatttaaatagaaaaatgatttttaaaatgttaattgaggctgctttaaatttgaaattattaaaaaacaattccaTAATAATGTTCGGAATTATTTTTAGATATGGATTTATTATTTAAGTTTATGAATTGGAGCTAAATATAATTTGTTAAACTGAATCTTGACTGTGGAATAAAAACTGGAAGTCTCAGATCTTCTaggaaatttttttagtttaaactaTTCGTCATTTACATTTTAAGATATCATATGTGCCATGAATGTCCACATAGTCGAGGCCAAGCCGATATCAAGCCAGGTCGTTATAAAAATCATTCTCTTTGAGGTAGTGATAATTGTTgataatttgatttgtttttaaatttactttttggCAGTGTACtaataaaagtttttgtgatcaataaaatattatgatGCTTCAAGCCCAgatgtttcatttttcataacaaatcaatttaaaatcgaaagaagaattaaatacattcatttcattgtaaagaataatcattttcatcatattacaattaaattatttctactgtaaattcctataaaatttaTCGGAACGCTAAACTATATGCGCAAAATTTTGCGCTTACctataaaaagtattggattttctagtagtgcaaaaatactaaaattcctAATACTGTTTATAGCTCGATTTTGCTCAGTGTACTTGGTTTTAGCCAGTCGTTTTCGACAAATCcataagaaagaaaaagaaaaaaaaaggacgCACCGAAATAAACAAACAAGTTCAAGATGGTACCTTGCAAAGGTGAGTACCATTTTGCTATTGTTAGCGACATCTCTTTATTAGTAGAGGAAACTAAACTACACTGACCGAAATCGGGCTATAAggtttattggaaattttagtgtttttgcactaaaggaaaatccaatactttttacgaTTTGACGGTCGAAATAGAGGTGATTAATTTTATaggaaatttcaatgaatttcaaaattctccaggatgatttaatttattattttaaaaagtaaaatgaatAGTTCATAGATTCCGTAAAACATGCAGTGGTTCAATTTATTcataagtttatttatttttattcactgTAGCGTAAAGGAAATACATCattaaacttgataaaacaaatttaatggcataattgaaaaagaaaactttcatcATATCATGTAAATTTGAAGATTATTACGGATTCAGATCTATATATGTTCTCAGCAGTAATGTCCAGGTTTAAGGATTCCACAGGCCATTTCGTACTCCGTTTGTATGTTGTCACCTGcaaataatatttattgaaaaaaaaaaaacttatcgttgaggaacctttttttatttaaacttaccGATTAAAAACTTTCCATAATTGCGAAGATCTGTTCAACTGGCATCGGGGGCAGGTCCGGGGTTCTTCTGGTTCGGGTTCCTGTAGAGTGTCAGAACCAAATCCCGCGAAtcggaaattgaataaaaacagcGGTATTCATcagctttttcaaattttagcttaaaaattaagcttaattattattattcttctCATGTTGATGCTGGTTAAGTATGATGAACCTCTTCAGTGAGCATTTTCCGGATCATAATTACGCGCCCGAAAGTTTCTCTGAACAGATGACTAATTTTTATTAATCCGGATGTtctcatttaaataaaatgtgagctgaaaaacacaaattcattgaaaaaacaaaattattatttaatttggaAAAGTTATGTTAACTTACAACGAGTTGTAATATTCTTGAGGATTTTTTTATCACTCATTGTTCAATTATTTGCTGCTGAAGAAGTTTCCGATTCCGCACCAACCTGATAAACAAACATGGGATCAGAAATAGACCTAACCATATTCTTTAGTTCAATTTATGTTCGGCGGCAGCTTATAGTTTAATTTCTCTGATTCTGAACAGGTATCGAAAATTAAACGAACCACTACTGGATTTTCCTGTACAttttaaaaagtgttaaaagctattaaaatttattgaattttccagTATCTTTCACTGGATACTGTCAGATATCGTCGAACTGGTAGAAAGTATTGGattttgttatgattttcaatgaatttaccGTTAGTTTCTATTAGTCATTGTATTGGTAATAATTATTAGAATCATCTTATACATTTTATAGCCCGATTTGGTTCAGTGTAGGTAccaaatctagcgtaacatttaaaaagggcgaaactagcagttagctcgaaacgagaaaaacgcgtttgaaaattcggaacacctattcaaatcctatttataaaatcgaccactttttgttcaacaaaatcaaaaaatgtgcattatattcacttattgttcgatggttatcaGGAACTTTAACTTTATTGGGAGTAtgacatttggcataaagccatttggcataaagccatttggcataatgccttttggcataaagccatttggcataaaagccatttggcataaaggccatttggcataaaggtcatttggcataaaagccatttggcataaagccatttggcataatttcttttttcgtGTGATCACGTTGAGATTAACTTTTCGGACAACGTTGCATGTTTTCTTTTCTTAAGTTTTGCGGCATTGCCGCAAACATCGAGGATGCAAGGggtgaggcggcacaaagccgccgaggcTCCccaatccgaggaggccgccgatccgccgtcggaagcggcggccttattacattggtctaggtctactGGGGCCtcctacacgcagaaaaatatattttaaaaataataagatttcgaccaaaaataataaaaactttggttgggaaaaagccaGAGGTGCAAAGCATCGCATCATTTTGCATGCAGCGTTCGACTTTTTCCCGACCAGATCAAACTAACTTTATCTTCGGAAGCGTCGGCTTGCGAACATAGCACGCCGACTTTTGATTGcaaatgaacgcatcgcaacgacgctgtggcacgattggttcaaatgactgcatctcttaagttcattccgatgctttgcgaacagttcgcctactgattttaaggcgacgtcaaccgaaggatccgttcgtttgaattcatcggggataagttcaaacaaccttatcgagatagggtcgtttgaacgttcaattgaatgttcacttttgaacgttcaattgaatgttcgtctgatgcgttcggcagcctaaggcaagacgccgagccgtgtttggatgggatggattattgatatggtgcattgcttgcgtgtgatgttcggtcgtcgctcgacgatagagggtgtcgggtgtcttgtagcgcgcggacgacttggtaaagagaatgaggcgcagctacagtttcatttaacggtgcaattttactgaataaaatgcccgaatagcaaagaccatggtaATAATATATCGTaacaatgattttgaatttaacagtAAACTTCAtagtgatttcaaaatatttatcaaccggtttaaattttgaaaataccatgatttttaaagttacCGTGAAGTATatcattaattcaaaatatttcaaagttgcaaatatttcaaaaacacgaACATCGTACGGTATCACATTGAAattcttgtgatttttattgTACCAGTGTTCTTCATGGTTGAATGATAATCCGAACCACGCgaaaattggtaattttttgcttttttacacatttacattttttcgtgtAATGAAATTTTGGCGCTCTAAAAACGTCACTTTCTCTCGGAGG is a window encoding:
- the LOC129738727 gene encoding centrosome-associated protein Alms1a-like, giving the protein MASCSGTGRVTDQIMDYYLRYGQNRDLEKFLRLRASTTRSSSDGSLPAFDELDRRCKVAEKLGRSMENLNKLQQEEQNQERSKSQQDLLNASTGSGKSVKSNKSEPKNEAPPPKAETVVVKESKVEKKSGRSFNFNLESVIEIKLPPAPVVKHPEFILPHSKALLAPAPVIHEINSTATQTLPEARSVEQQTEEDPIRPVLKPSKNPSGAAVPSGRVPAPAPSNTTFLNVDETTIDTTRDISPVSSVASNRQRLEWDSLGDIGYDSNEKFYFCGAADLNETEKRCLQKYFAKKGINLDEKIVVVKNLPKSAKTASNLSKEDQRKGEIKQRWQDVYKKYIEKYRNTSDISSMMMNPDAQSTPKITTVKEMSKKSVKSTQTSLVKNLSKSMQVEKITTSEKLIGTESLASSSNSSNDQNPVSRIEPTPSNLEIDETEGEATSFQFFTAAPIEKRNSKAQKSSAVSTIKTTQPETSTSFQVSSTNSTSAHESSTNSSSSSSKKHQQLSSASHRPYDFDEELRLGMTLYGTICESQSLPAKVKQSLIDKIFRKMMRNDPRGRSQDQLLADGKLLKGMDRLGEHPISGSSRKSSQGSLRQESNRNSTVSSGKIIEEVIVNKDEVIGSKDDNSTEKEDAHSQIVEEPSVASDKATNQRSHKSGSSELPSSGTSSLVHPRPRPKPHQEQGETSKLMSDDQRVSRAMSEFLKPITHSELNYANQQELLRSLERRRQAEKRIVGRETVSAPTTQCSVVSSAKGDKIFELFRKEKQSQMMKIDKKIEHLKSLKELLLDDQRVVDEIEGDMRTTYPVEVKLRKVGYEEKENIYENTIEDMKQKSRNSAPVYTSIQPETPSEKTKESSGSSAWNSHYHMKKMIQNRSKLETPTSDVSVATFIKNRQEKFIEVYQRQRKQMFEDPGHLYTRPYSGRQSKHDHYIRPDPKYNIQNIRKTNLPRSEVFISSDSMSIPAANTFSNTTTHQYDIKTSRSSSQSSLNAKPVGTQTTGSIFRTKPIFETAKPKLKAVSTAVQVPSAVGCQCACDCPCRERSSIPAAQSHASRKTEIVHSTQTYNKRDKQQQAKPSSIAYVITFQGDSNSKSKKPTISTHEKDRVYRAESTDISLSTGNSIKESHREQHDSDSDLLPLKEQLRRNRPQTVNRMKQRQQCINELNKLRSERNKQRKKLLLLTSDDSLKRNDTNRKLPPPPLAQRRIFSSKDIRENTRRQVRNLPEVLRKKELEKANNLKRKNLILRDKFNKNLQRKVLHGHVDLSNSVRIMQD